From a single Glycine soja cultivar W05 chromosome 19, ASM419377v2, whole genome shotgun sequence genomic region:
- the LOC114399619 gene encoding dirigent protein 1-like, protein MAKSTFFICLNLSLLFSLVTATYYSSLTPTLLGFREEKFTHLHFFFHDVVTGPKPSMVFVAEPNGKAKDALPFGTVVAMDDPLTVGPDHDSKLVGKAQGIYTSISQEEMGLMMVMTMAFTDGEFNGSTISVLGRNMIMSEPVREMAIVGGTGAFRFARGYAQAKFYSVDFTKGDAIVEYDVFVNHY, encoded by the coding sequence ATGGCCAAATCCACTTTCTTCATCTGCCTTAACCTTTCATTACTCTTCTCTCTAGTCACGGCCACTTACTACTCAAGTTTAACCCCAACGCTTCTGGGTTTTCGCGAGGAGAAGTTCACCCACCTACACTTCTTCTTCCATGATGTCGTGACGGGCCCAAAGCCCAGCATGGTGTTTGTCGCCGAGCCCAACGGGAAAGCGAAGGATGCCCTTCCGTTCGGAACGGTGGTGGCGATGGATGACCCTTTAACCGTGGGGCCCGATCATGACTCGAAACTTGTGGGCAAGGCACAAGGAATTTACACTTCAATATCGCAGGAAGAGATGGGGCTAATGATGGTGATGACGATGGCGTTCACCGATGGAGAGTTCAACGGAAGCACCATCAGTGTTTTGGGGAGGAACATGATCATGAGTGAACCTGTTAGGGAAATGGCTATTGTTGGTGGCACGGGGGCTTTTAGGTTTGCACGTGGCTACGCTCAGGCAAAGTTTTACTCTGTTGATTTCACCAAAGGAGATGCTATCGTGGAATACGATGTATTCGTCAACCATTATTAA